In the genome of Paenibacillus pabuli, the window TCTTCATTGAGTACCATTCCCCCATATGTGGTAAATACAGCTGCAGCCTGCGCAGTCCCGTTCAACCATTCACGAATCAACATGGCAGGCGTGCGATTCGTATTTTTGACGGTCACTGTGAAGAAATCCCCCATGGCCAGTGTATACCTCCTCCCAGGATCGTCTAAAACCAGCGCACCGGACGAAGGAAACAGCTTTGCTTTAATTTGAGCTGAATAATAGCCATCTTGTACAGTTTCATAGGTACCAGTGAATGTGTTTTGATCCATCGGATCAGAGTAATGAGGAACATATTTTTTGTGCAAATGCTCCATGGATATCTCATAGGCATTCCCCGTTCGGGCCAGCTGTTCTTCGAACTCTGCATACATGGCAGGGGTAATGTATCCCTTTGTTCTGACCGCATCAACAAAACGGGTAACCGTCTGAACAACAATCATGCGTGCCATGTCATCCTGTCGATCAGCAGTTTCTGCTGCCGGGTATACATAAAGCAAAATCACTGCCAGCAAAACAGCAAGCAGCTTGGATGTGGCATTAATCAAGGTGTACTGCCCTCCTTCCAAAATGCAATCTTTAGCAGTTCGCCAGCCTCATTTCTTATGAACTCAGGTCTATACGAAGCAGCAAGCTGAACAGGTATGGTCTCTTTTCTGTTTACAAGAGGATCAATGACATATGCATTCCCGTCCACCTCAACGCTGACCATCGTTCCTGTCATTTGCCTTACAGTGTGTAAGACTTCCGCACCACTGTAAAGGGTTGGCTCGCTTATACGCAGAGTGGTATTTAATCTTCCTTCCATGTCTGCTGTCGTACGTACCAAATGATTCAAAGCGTCTGATAGAACTCTAACATTCTGCTGCCCGTACAGGCAGGCTGTCACAAATAGGACAACCGCCGTACAGAACAACATGAGCTGCTGTGTATTCCGGGACATGATAAACCAACTCCTGTCAGGATTGCTGGAAAATAAGTCCTCTTACTACGTTGGATTTGTCTTTTACGATAATCGCTTTGAATTTACCGCTTGGATTGACATATTGGTTATCTTTTTCGCTCATGGTCTGGTTGATTACGCCCACTTTCTCATCTGGTTTAATAACAGAGCCATAATCCTCATTATTGAGATCCTGGGAAATGTTCAACTGATTTCCATACCATTGTCCTCCTTTATTTTTACCTGTAATAACTTGAATCCCGAACTGATCCTTGTCCGCATATTTACGCAATGCATTCGTAACCTGCGATCCGCTAATAGTTGTTCCGTCATACACCGTAAATGCAGCTTGAGACAACTCGGTCTGGATATCAGCAAAATTGTTTTGCGCCGTTTTGGTCGCCTCCTGAGCTGAAATAAACAACAGAACTACAATCGTAATAAGGGCGATGGTCAAAAATATTCCTGCTGCCACCTTTAAAGCGCTTGATGCATTGTTCATGATAAATCCTCCTATAATGATTAGTTTTTAATATATTTCAGACTGTGACGTACATGCTCGTTACAGTTTCTGAATCTGTTCATAATAAATGTTCATTTGCAGGAAACTCATACCTACCAGCGGAATGACCAGATAGAGGAAGATCAGGGCATACATCGGTGTAAATCCGATCATTCTTCCCCATGATGCTTTCACATCAATCATCTTGGTATACTCCTGCTTCCGTTGTTCAAAATAAAAGGCCATCATGCTGTCCAGATCATCAAAAGCTTCACGAATTGAAATTTTGCCTAGTGCAAGCTGCAGCTTTTCAACCAAACGCTGAAATTCAGGCAGGCCCGCATCCTCTTTCAATTGTTCAAGCGCATGCTCCGGTCCGTGTTCAAAGTGCAACAGACACTTTTGCAGCGGCCTTTTGAAAATGACAGCAAAACGATTCAGCCACTCTATTATTTCCTCTACAGACATACGATCCATCTCTCGCAAGATAGAGATAACCGTCTGAAACTGATAGATCTCATGCCTCATGTCCATGCTTCTCATCTTGCGTTGGAACACCATGAGCCAGATCGGTATGTGATACCCCGCAATACCGATCATCACCGCAATAATGAACTCCCACCAGCGGAGGTATTGCTTGTTGTACACTTCAAGCTTTTGCAGGATGCGTGCAATGGTTGCAGTCTGTGTATCATGGTCCAGTTGAACGGGATTTATGGACTGTAATGCATTGGAGATCTCATCAAAAGTTGCTCCTCGCTTCATTTCGATGCGTTCGAGCACGGCTTGATCCAAACTTGACTTTTCGGTTGCCTGCTTCAATTCCGCCTCTCCCATCGTGCCAAACATCCGGTCATCTCTCACAGGATCATGTAAGATGTGATTTCGTTCAACCTGATGCAGCAGAAAGACACAGCCGAGGGTCAGGACAAAACAAC includes:
- a CDS encoding ABC transporter permease produces the protein MNNASSALKVAAGIFLTIALITIVVLLFISAQEATKTAQNNFADIQTELSQAAFTVYDGTTISGSQVTNALRKYADKDQFGIQVITGKNKGGQWYGNQLNISQDLNNEDYGSVIKPDEKVGVINQTMSEKDNQYVNPSGKFKAIIVKDKSNVVRGLIFQQS